CACCCGGGCATGCCGATGGGAGCCGCGGCGATGGCGTATACGCTCTGGACGCGCCATCTGCATTTCAATCCGAAAGACCCGCACTGGCTCAATCGCGACCGCTTCGTACTCTCCGCCGGTCACGGCTCGATGCTGCTCTACGCGCTGCTGTACCTCACCGGCTACGACCTGACGCTCGACGACATCAAGCACTTCCGCCAGCTCGGCAGCAAGACGCCGGGGCATCCCGAAGCCGAACGAACTCCCGGCGTCGAAGCGACGACCGGGCCGTTGGGTCAGGGCCTCGGCGACGCGGTCGGCATGGCGATCGCAGAAGCGCACATGGGCGCCGTCTACAACCGGGACGATCAAGCCATCGTCGACCACTTTACGTACTGCATCTGCGGCGACGGCGACCTGATGGAGGGCATCAGCCAAGAAGCGGTCTCGCTCGCCGGCCATCTCAAACTCGGCAAGCTGATCGTCTTCTACGACGACAACCACGTCTCGCTCGCCGGCCCTACCGACATCACGCTCACCGACGATTCGCTCGCGCGCTTCGACGCGAGCGGCTGGCACACGCAGATCGTCGGCATCGACAAGGGCAACGACGTCGCGACGATCGACCAGGCGATCACGGTTGCCAAGAACGTCACCGATCGGCCGTCGTTTATCGCGGTGCGCACCCATATCGGCTACGGCTCCCCGCGCCAAGATAACTACCTGGCGCACGGCGAGGCCCTCGGCCCCGAAAACGTTCGCAAATCAAAGGAGGAACTGGGCTGGCCGCTCGAGCCGGACTTCTACGTTCCCGACGACGTGTTGAAGTTTTTCCGTGAGACCGGCGCCAAGGGCGACGAGCTGGAAGCCCGGTGGCGGGTGACGTTCGATGCCTGGAAGACCGCCAACACCGATCTGGGTCAACAGCTCGAGCGCGCATTGCGTGGCGACCTCCCGGCCGATCTGCCCTGGCCGACGTTCAACGCCGAAAACGGCGCCGTCGCGACGCGCGACGCCGGCGGTACGGTGATGAACGCCGTCGCCCTCAGCGTTCCGGAACTCGTCGGAGGTTCGGCTGACCTCGACCCGTCGACGAAGACCTATCTCAAGAACTGCGGCGACTTCGAGCCGGGCAACTACGCCGGGCGTAACATTCACTACGGCGTGCGCGAGCACGTCATGGCTGCGGCCAGCAACGGCATCGCGCTTCATGGGGGACTGCTGCCGTTTGCGGCGACGTTCTTCAACTTCGTGGACTACTTGAAGCCGGCGTTGCGGTTGGGCTGCATTACCGGCATTCACACGATCTACGTCTTTACCCACGATTCCGTCTTTCTCGGCGAGGACGGCCCGACGCACGAGCCGATCGAACAACTTGCCACACTGCGGGCGACCCCCAACTGCTACGTCGTACGGCCGGCCGACTCGCTCGAGACCCTCGAGGCCTGGAAGCTCGCGCTTGCACGCAAGGGTGCTCCCTGGGTGCTCGTATTAACCCGCCAGAAGGTGCCGTTCCTCGGCGAGCGCGACGCCGCGGTCAGCCGCGGCGCCTACGTGCTTTCCGACGCGCTGGGCGGCAAACCGGACCTGATTGAGATCGCGACGGGCTCGGAAGTCTCGCTTGCCATGGACGCGAAGAAGATTCTCGAAGGGAAGGGCGTCCGAACCCGCGTGGTTTCGATGCCGTGCTGGGAGCTCTTCGACGCCCAGCCGCAGGCCTATCGCGACAGCGTACTGCCGCCGTCGGTCGACGCCCGGATCTCGGTTGAAGCCGCGGCGACGCTGGGGTGGTCAAAGTATGTGGGAGACCGCGGCTACGCCTTCGGCATCGACCGCTTCGGCGCGTCGGCGCCGATGGCTGAGATCGCCAAAGCATACGGATTTACACCCGAGAATCTTGCGAACGTCGCCCTCGAACATTTTGCATTCGCCGCCCGTTAGGAGAGACCGATGAAGAACCAAATCCAGCAACTGCTCGACGACGGGCAAAGCGTCTGGCTCGACAACCTTCGCCGAAGCATGTTCGCATCGGGCGAGCTCAAGCGTCTCATCGATCAGGGACTGCGCGGAATGACGAGCAACCCGACGATCTTTGAAAAAGCGATCGGCGCCGGCAACGATTACGACGAGCAGCTCGCTGCGCTGATCGGCTCGGAGAAGAATGCCGACGCCCTCTTCTGGGATCTCGCGATCCAAGATATTCAAGCCGCCTGCGACGCCTTCTCCGGCGTGCACGAATCGTCGGGCGGCAACGACGGCTTCGTTAGCCTCGAGGTCTCACCGCTGCTGGCCAACGACACGGCCGGCACGATCGCCATGGTCGAAGAGCTCTGGAACCGCGTCGACCGGCCCAACGTCATGATCAAGATCCCCGGCACGCGCGCCGGTATCCCGGCGATCGAAGAGTCGATCTATCGCGGGTACAACATCAACGTAACGCTGATCTTCTCGATCGAGATGTACGAAAAAGCGGCGATGGCCTACGTGAAGGGGCTGCAGCGCCGCGCGATCGAGGGGAAGCCCGTCGACCGCATCCGTTCCGTCAACTCGGTCTTTGTCAGCCGGATCGATACCGCCGTCGACAAGCTGCTGCAAGACAGGATCGCCAAGGGCGAAAAGCTCGACAACCTGCTCGGAAAGACCGGTATTGCGAACCTGAAGCTCACCTATCAGCAATTCAAAGAGATCTTTTCTGGTGAGGAATTCGCCCCGCTGCGCGCCAAAGGCGCGGCGGCGCAGCGCCCGCTTTGGGCTTCGACCTCGACGAAAAACCCGCACTATCCGGACCTAATGTACGTCGAGAGCGTCGTCGGTCCCGAGACGGTGAACACGATGCCGCCGGCGACCCTCGACGCGCTGCTCGATCACGGCACGATCGTCGCCGATACCGTCGAGAGCGACCTCGCGGGCGCGCGCGACGTGATGCGAGCGCTGCAAGACGCGAAGATCTCGCTCTTCGAGGTCACCCACGATTTGCAGGTCGAGGGCGTTACGCTCTTCTCAGACTCGTTCGCGGCGCTGATCGGTGCGATCGTCTACAAACAGAAGCTGCTGGAGTCGGGCGGCGCGCAGCGCGTGATGATCGCGATGGGCCCGTCTGCGGCGAGCTACGATGCAGCCATCGACCGGCTCGCTTCGGCCGACTACCTGAAGCGCCTCTGGGCACACGACGCGACGCTGTGGTCGTCGAAGCCGGAAGACGTCGCCGTCATCAAAAAGTCGCTTGGATGGCTGGATATCCAGCAGCACATGCTCGA
The Candidatus Cybelea sp. DNA segment above includes these coding regions:
- the tkt gene encoding transketolase, with translation MPNSPADEQRINTIRFLAVDAVQKANSGHPGMPMGAAAMAYTLWTRHLHFNPKDPHWLNRDRFVLSAGHGSMLLYALLYLTGYDLTLDDIKHFRQLGSKTPGHPEAERTPGVEATTGPLGQGLGDAVGMAIAEAHMGAVYNRDDQAIVDHFTYCICGDGDLMEGISQEAVSLAGHLKLGKLIVFYDDNHVSLAGPTDITLTDDSLARFDASGWHTQIVGIDKGNDVATIDQAITVAKNVTDRPSFIAVRTHIGYGSPRQDNYLAHGEALGPENVRKSKEELGWPLEPDFYVPDDVLKFFRETGAKGDELEARWRVTFDAWKTANTDLGQQLERALRGDLPADLPWPTFNAENGAVATRDAGGTVMNAVALSVPELVGGSADLDPSTKTYLKNCGDFEPGNYAGRNIHYGVREHVMAAASNGIALHGGLLPFAATFFNFVDYLKPALRLGCITGIHTIYVFTHDSVFLGEDGPTHEPIEQLATLRATPNCYVVRPADSLETLEAWKLALARKGAPWVLVLTRQKVPFLGERDAAVSRGAYVLSDALGGKPDLIEIATGSEVSLAMDAKKILEGKGVRTRVVSMPCWELFDAQPQAYRDSVLPPSVDARISVEAAATLGWSKYVGDRGYAFGIDRFGASAPMAEIAKAYGFTPENLANVALEHFAFAAR